In the genome of Mogibacterium neglectum, the window GATAATCCAAAGAAGGGTAAACATACTCATCCTACTACTTCAGATACATTAGATTTACTCGGATGGGGAGTGTTGCTCACTCTATCAGCAGTAGCCTTTGTGGCAATTGTTAAACGTCGCAGAGTTAACAATTAGGGTTATTTAGGTAATTGTAGTGATGTGAGTTCAACTCATGATTCTGGTTTGGAGTCAATAGAATCCAGTAATGCCGTAAATCTTCATGTCTTCAAGAAATTGATTAATTTGGCATTTGGGATTTTGAATTTTAGAGATGGTGTTTCGCCTATGAATCATAACCGCCGGCTGAGCCGGTGGTTATGATTCACATCGTTCTCACTCGGAGAATCCACTGCTAAAGCAATGCAAATTAAACAACTTGATAACGATATTTGAGTTTGATACGCCGCTACTTCTTGTAGTGATTCTTCTTGGGATGATATTAGCGGAAGATGAAACACGATATATCGGAAAAAACTTTATTTTATATACACAATATGAGAGTTTGTGATAGTATAGAGGTGTGTATAGTCATTTGGTTTTGTTTGAATATTTTGTTAGGAGGTTTTATGAAAATGAAGTTTAGAGAATATCGTAACCGAACATTCTCCATTTGCTTGACTTTGATTTTGCTTATTGGCATGACACCGTTTAGTTATACTGTATTTGCGGATGAAGGCGGAGCAAAAAATTTAGTTTCAGATAAAGCAAAGATAGATTCGTTTAAGGTTATAGACGAGGCTAATGCCGGCAAAGAAATTGACTATGTTACTGATGAGGATACGACAAAGTATAACCTCTATTTCAGTGATGCGAATAATTTCAGTAGTGCTGTGTGCCAGAACCAGAAAGACAGTCGAATTAAGTTGCAGCTTATAGCATCGTATACTGGTACAGAAAGAATTAAGGAAGGAGATAGTCTAACACTTAAGGCTTCCTATGGAACTTTTTCAGAACAGACGTTTGCGGAAAAGACTCTTAAAGATAGCGAAGGACATACCCTAGGAACGTATAAGTATGATAAGGGAGCATTTAAGCTTCTGTTCTCCGGTGATTATATCAAAGACAACGCTGTTACCTCGTTCAAGACCGCTACACTTGAGAGTAATGCCGTTATACAAAAGTCTGACGAACAGGGACTTGGTACAAATAATGAGCGTAAGGTTCTAGTTGGTAGCTTGAATAGCCGCAAGCTTGCGGTTGCATATGAGCTTAAGAATAAACCGAATTCCGTACCTAGTTTAGATGACGTAAATATTAAGAGCTTTAAGATTATTGACATTACACATGGCAACAAGTTGATTGATTACAGAAAGTCGTCGGATGCAGATTATGATACATGGAAGAATAACCCTGCCGGTTTTGGGTATGCGTTAAATCAAGACCAACAGTCGGCCGATGTTGTATTAGAGCTAGAGATGCAATATAAGAATCCTAATCGCGTTTTACGAGAGGGGGATAAATTAACGATACCTGCAGATTATGGTGGGACGAGAATACCTTCGTCAGAGGTATCACTTCCGCTCAAGGTGACTGGTGATAATGGAGAATATACTCTTGGAACATGGAAATATGAAAAGAGAGCATTTACAATTACTTTCGGCGGTGAGTATGTTAGAAATCATAATGTAAGGAACTTTAGTGCGAAAATGAGCACTAGTAAAATGATTAACTATAGTTCTTCACGTAAACATAGTAAAATCTTAGGCGAAAAGTATGTTCTTAATGGTAAACTTGGAAATGATACGCTCGCTGTAGCGGCAGAGACGCGCCACATAAAACCGAAAGCTATACCTAAAAGCGATCTTTATCTTGCGGGAGCAGTAGCGAGCACATCGGATCACAGTGTCGTATGGGCAACTAAAATATTCAATGATTTTTGGAGCGAAAAATCTCCAGATGGAAAGAGAAGTTATGATTACTTCAATCCATATTTCGTGCAGAATAATGGGCAATATAGACCGAATTCTGCAACAGGAGTGTATGTTGAAAGCACATATAAAAATTGTACATCTGCACCCGTAATGACTCGAGTTTATACTCTGTTCTCCGGTATTGACAATTCAGGTAAGGTTACAGATGGATGGTATAATTCAGTATCAAATAAGCTACTTACCAAGGTTGAGCAAGGCTCTAAGACGAAAGCTCAAGTCAAGGCTGATTTGAAGAAGGGTCAGTATTGTATGTATGATAACCATGATGAAAGCTATACTTTCATGATGAAATGGTACGATATGAATGATTCAAGTGGCGCAACATATAACGATATACCTGAAGTGAAGAATGCAGGTGGTGTGGGAAACCTTTTGAAGAAGAATTTTCCGGATGCGTTTGGAGATTTGTCTGACAGTACTGTTCAGAAACTTAACAACATGTATAATGGTAAAGCTCTACAAAATTTAATGGTGTACGTCGAAGCACCATATAAGACAGTCAAGGTACCTACAGTAGTTGAAAATATAACGAAAATCACTACCGATCAGAGTGGTGAGAAGTCTTATACAGCCAACGCTCGTATGTTGCCAACCGGAGCAGCTAGTGAAGCTGACAATGACCCACTTGCAATCAGACTTGTAAAGTCGGATCGTTACACTGGAGAGAAACTGTCTGACGGATTTAAATTTGAACTACAGAAATCCATTGATGGGGGAAATAGCTGGAATAAAGTAAATTTGACTGCAGATATGGTAAAATCGGGACAGTTGAATGTGGATGCTACAATAACACCGAAAAACGGAATTGCAGAAGTTAAAAACTTGACCAATGGACAGAAGTATAGGTTTGTTGAGAAAGCACATGCTGCAGGCTATCAAAATACCAAGATTGATGAGGCTCATCCTAATAGTGCTACTCACTTTACCTCTGCTAATTCAAGAGTAGTTGATGTGAAAAATACAGGCAAAGGAAACGTTGTCAATATGTATAATGCAAAACTTCCAGCTCCTGTAAAGATTGTCATAGGTGGAAAGAAGAATCTTTCCGGTAGAGCAGTTAAGAATGGAGAGTTTCGTTTCCAGCTCTTTGATAAGATTACAGATGATAAAGTGGGGCAACCAGTTAAGAATGATTCACATGGTAACTTCAAGAAGGAAATGAGCTTCGATAAAGAGGGTGTATACAAGTATTACTTTACAGAACTTAATGACAGGCAGAAAGGCATTACATACGATATAAGTAAGAAACCTGTTACGATTGAAGTAAGGAAAGGTAATGATGGTAACATGCATGCTAAGGTGATTTCGGAGCCTATAATGTTTAATAATAAGTTCACACCTGATCCTAATGCACCTAATAAACCTAATAAACCGACAAATCCAGCAGTTACTACAAAGGTCGTAAAACCTGCGCATGGTCCTAGAACAGGGGATAATACTAATATAGGGTTATTCGTACTATTCCTTGTTGGAGCTTCTGGTGCATTAGCAGCGACACGGGTTTTCAAGAGGAAAAAGAGATGATGATATACGTTACAAGAGATGATTTGCGTTAAGAAAGGTCATCAAAGTTTTAGGGTCTAGTTTTAGAGGCTTACGAAATGTAAAGGGATTGGGCAAAATACCCAATCCCTTTTGCATGGGAAAACATCAGTTATTAGCTTAATAGCCTTTGTAAATTGGATTCCTACGAGTAGCAAAAAGAAATCTATTTCTCATATGTTCAAAGTTTCGAAATCCTCTACCTAGTCGCTTTAGGTCTTTTACTTTACGATTTAAAGATTCAATTGGACCATTAGAAAGTCGACTATTATATATACCATCTGGTCCTATTCGCTCCCCCATTATGAATGAGTTAATAATGGGGTTCTTGTATTTACGTAGTAAATTTCCGAACTCAATAAATATCTTATATTCACTACTACAGAATTTGTGAATTAGGGGATCTATTTCCTCAGCAGCTTTCAAGGGATTACCAGCATTTCTAGAATTGAATCTTACATACTCTTCTTTTAAATCTCTAAAATCTTTAATATATGGATGAAGGGCTAGGAATTTTTCTTCATATCCAAAAGTGTTTATGAAATACCTAAAGTGTCTGTCATACCTAGGTTAC includes:
- a CDS encoding Spy0128 family protein encodes the protein MKFREYRNRTFSICLTLILLIGMTPFSYTVFADEGGAKNLVSDKAKIDSFKVIDEANAGKEIDYVTDEDTTKYNLYFSDANNFSSAVCQNQKDSRIKLQLIASYTGTERIKEGDSLTLKASYGTFSEQTFAEKTLKDSEGHTLGTYKYDKGAFKLLFSGDYIKDNAVTSFKTATLESNAVIQKSDEQGLGTNNERKVLVGSLNSRKLAVAYELKNKPNSVPSLDDVNIKSFKIIDITHGNKLIDYRKSSDADYDTWKNNPAGFGYALNQDQQSADVVLELEMQYKNPNRVLREGDKLTIPADYGGTRIPSSEVSLPLKVTGDNGEYTLGTWKYEKRAFTITFGGEYVRNHNVRNFSAKMSTSKMINYSSSRKHSKILGEKYVLNGKLGNDTLAVAAETRHIKPKAIPKSDLYLAGAVASTSDHSVVWATKIFNDFWSEKSPDGKRSYDYFNPYFVQNNGQYRPNSATGVYVESTYKNCTSAPVMTRVYTLFSGIDNSGKVTDGWYNSVSNKLLTKVEQGSKTKAQVKADLKKGQYCMYDNHDESYTFMMKWYDMNDSSGATYNDIPEVKNAGGVGNLLKKNFPDAFGDLSDSTVQKLNNMYNGKALQNLMVYVEAPYKTVKVPTVVENITKITTDQSGEKSYTANARMLPTGAASEADNDPLAIRLVKSDRYTGEKLSDGFKFELQKSIDGGNSWNKVNLTADMVKSGQLNVDATITPKNGIAEVKNLTNGQKYRFVEKAHAAGYQNTKIDEAHPNSATHFTSANSRVVDVKNTGKGNVVNMYNAKLPAPVKIVIGGKKNLSGRAVKNGEFRFQLFDKITDDKVGQPVKNDSHGNFKKEMSFDKEGVYKYYFTELNDRQKGITYDISKKPVTIEVRKGNDGNMHAKVISEPIMFNNKFTPDPNAPNKPNKPTNPAVTTKVVKPAHGPRTGDNTNIGLFVLFLVGASGALAATRVFKRKKR